A stretch of DNA from Kangiella sediminilitoris:
AGCTGGCCAGCTTTGCTTCGGCTCATCTGGTAACTCAATTTGGTCCTCGTTTACAGCCTGAAGCCGTAGATGAGCTGGTTCAGTTTGCGCAGAAAGAGTTTAATCTAGGCTAATGAAGACAATCTGGATCATGAGGCACGGTGATGCTCCCTATATTAATGGGGAGCGTCAGATATCTGATTCTGGTCACCAGGACATCAGAAAAATGGCACACTGGTTTTCTCAACAGTTAAAACAACAGGACGAACGGTTATCCACACTACTGGTAAGTCCTATATTAAGAGCCCAGCAGACAGCTGATACCTTTGAAGCTACTCTGAAGGAATTGACTGAAGCCAGTTGGCAACGTCAAACCGAGCCTCTCATTTCACCGGAATCAAATCCCGATTTAACCATTCCTTTTGTTGAGCAGACGAC
This window harbors:
- a CDS encoding SixA phosphatase family protein, with product MKTIWIMRHGDAPYINGERQISDSGHQDIRKMAHWFSQQLKQQDERLSTLLVSPILRAQQTADTFEATLKELTEASWQRQTEPLISPESNPDLTIPFVEQTTQGTTLLISHMPLVSNLWAAWLGGESQYFPTSAMGCLSVELESGTQQARKVIFCSPDDTDS